In Zerene cesonia ecotype Mississippi chromosome 17, Zerene_cesonia_1.1, whole genome shotgun sequence, a single genomic region encodes these proteins:
- the LOC119833400 gene encoding agrin-like, protein MQQSVVEALPICPCEYKYNPVCGSDGITYMNECVLQCSSNQSPSVLKVSDGECKTCICQQVNLPVCTLEGLTFPNECELACENIKRINAKQPIIYLAYRAACVGPLTGCTDLASPVCGTDDILYRNQCVLDVTSSYLIKEGKQAIEVKNNGACLDGCLCPQDAQPVCGSDGRVYNNPCYLACQNRRNSCSKYSFLNIVDDSVCYACHCKPEESPVCGTDGRTYNNPCELNCEAKRQGDSYLAIASYGKCSECYCTQENVPVCGSDQTSYINECHLRCANYVDGGKRSVYYYGECEPRGCNCNTCPPEYQPMCGTDGRTYWNLCWLNCNAGCLSRDKNTSQSLFLKKRGACEL, encoded by the coding sequence ATGCAACAGTCTGTAGTTGAAGCATTGCCAATATGTCCCTGCGAATATAAATACAACCCAGTCTGCGGCTCTGATGGCATCACCTACATGAACGAATGTGTCCTTCAATGCAGCAGCAATCAAAGTCCATCTGTACTCAAAGTAAGCGACGGCGAATGCAAAACTTGCATCTGCCAGCAGGTTAACTTACCCGTGTGTACCCTGGAAGGGCTAACGTTTCCTAACGAATGTGAACTAGCATGTGAAAACATAAAGCGTATAAATGCCAAACAGCCAATCATCTATCTTGCTTACCGAGCTGCTTGTGTTGGACCTCTAACTGGATGCACGGACCTCGCTTCTCCAGTTTGCGGCACAGATGATATCTTGTATAGAAACCAATGCGTTCTTGACGTCACTAGCAGTTACCTCATAAAAGAAGGCAAACAAGCCATTGAAGTTAAGAACAACGGCGCTTGTTTAGATGGATGTCTTTGTCCACAAGATGCTCAACCAGTTTGCGGAAGCGATGGTCGCGTATATAACAATCCATGTTACCTAGCTTGTCAGAACAGAAGGAATTCTTGCTCCAAATATTCATTTCTAAATATCGTCGACGACAGCGTGTGTTATGCATGTCACTGCAAACCAGAAGAAAGCCCCGTCTGTGGTACAGATGGTAGGACTTATAACAACCCTTGTGAGCTTAACTGTGAGGCTAAGAGGCAAGGAGATTCGTATCTAGCAATAGCTAGTTATGGGAAATGTTCCGAATGCTACTGTACACAGGAGAATGTACCAGTGTGTGGGAGTGATCAGACGAGTTACATAAACGAGTGTCATTTGAGATGCGCCAATTATGTTGATGGTGGAAAGAGAAGTGTGTATTATTATGGAGAGTGTGAACCGCGGGGTTGTAATTGCAACACCTGTCCTCCAGAATATCAGCCGATGTGTGGTACCGATGGCAGAACTTATTGGAACTTGTGCTGGTTGAACTGTAATGCTGGCTGTTTATCGAGAGATAAGAACACATCTCAATCGTTATTCCTGAAGAAGAGAGGTGCTTGCGAATTATAA
- the LOC119833399 gene encoding trypsin-4-like — protein sequence MIKITIVLRLTSLVAFGANLETGFPQTVVVDYSELASEAEVNKNNILEFLNKTQVQQRYRLKYETLLDKLTGKILPVYTERSTRRIVSGKNTSIAAVPWQASIREKTYPICGGSVVTEYWILTAAHCLLRAQAADLTVRLGSSWKSHGGEMYDVKQSHVHPRYVSSTKINDAGLVKLYTPLRFSSRVLPIRIAVRESRLPANQVAIVSGWGKMREGGPGATFLQSASIKTMAMKLCRQSGLEKKSIDPASMFCAGSFTQPAPDACQGDSGGPIVSEGTLIGVVSWGLGCARGNFPGVYTRLAHPVIWDWVHGHITTKPDTNVTF from the exons ATGATCAAAATAACTATAGTATTACGCTTAACTTCTCTCGTTGCGTTTGGCGCGAACCTGGAAACGGGGTTCCCTCAAACTGTTGTAGTGGATTATTCCGAGCTGGCATCTGAAGccgaagttaataaaaacaatattttggaGTTCTTGAATAAGACTCAAGTACAGCAACGATATAGACTAAAGTACGAAACTTTGCTGGATAAACTCACTGGTAAGATTCTTCCGGTCTACACGGAAA GGTCTACCAGACGCATCGTCTCTGGCAAGAACACCTCCATAGCAGCTGTGCCGTGGCAGGCTTCCATAAGAGAAAAGACCTACCCTATTTGTGGTGGATCTGTAGTCACCGAATACTGGATACTTACCGCTGCGCACTGCTTGCTGAG AGCACAAGCCGCAGACCTGACAGTCCGCCTGGGATCCTCATGGAAATCCCACGGTGGGGAGATGTACGACGTCAAGCAGTCCCACGTGCACCCACGCTACGTCAGCAGCACTAAGATCAATGACGCGGGCCTGGTGAAGCTGTACACGCCTCTGAGGTTCTCGTCAAGGGTCCTCCCGATACGGATAGCTGTGAGGGAGAGCCGGTTGCCCGCTAATCAGGTCGCCATCGTATCGGGATGGGGGAAAATGCGA GAAGGAGGACCCGGTGCAACCTTCTTGCAGTCAGCAAGCATCAAAACGATGGCCATGAAGCTGTGCCGGCAGTCGGGGCTGGAGAAGAAGTCCATAGATCCTGCGAGTATGTTCTGCGCAGGCTCCTTCACACAACCCGCACCTGATGCTTGCCAG GGGGACAGCGGCGGCCCCATAGTATCCGAGGGGACTCTCATCGGGGTGGTGTCCTGGGGCCTGGGGTGTGCCCGGGGCAATTTCCCGGGCGTCTACACGAGACTCGCCCACCCTGTCATATGGGACTGGGTGCATGGACACATTACTACTAAACCAGACACTAAtgtcacattttaa